Proteins encoded by one window of Catharus ustulatus isolate bCatUst1 chromosome Z, bCatUst1.pri.v2, whole genome shotgun sequence:
- the MEX3C gene encoding RNA-binding E3 ubiquitin-protein ligase MEX3C — protein sequence RSRTGCKIKALRAKTNTYIKTPLRGEEPVFLVTGRREDVAAARREILSAAEHFSLIRATRGKGGAGAAALPGQTTVQVRVPYRVVGLVVGLRGATIKRIQEQTHTYIVTPSRDKEPVFEVTGMPENVDRAREEIEMHIALRTGAFLGPGGDSDFRANGTEVCPESPAWPRPAPRARTACSYRTDSSSSLGSASTDSYFGRLADFSPPSPFGAGGFWFGEALPAAEELALDSPAHEPLPAPSPTIWAPLEPAAALGPGGSGAGSAAGAPCRGSQPPTPRLSPTFSESLEHPLARRGCPQPALPIHIPAFSTGTDSYSSSAGGSASSSPPESRRRPDCALCLEGEAGAALVPCGHALFCAPCAGRVCERAAPACPVCRAAVTQAIQIHS from the coding sequence CGTTCCCGCACAGGCTGCAAGATCAAGGCGCTGCGGGCCAAGACCAACACGTACATCAAGACGCCGCTGCGCGGGGAGGAGCCGGTGTTCCTGGTGACGGGGCGGCGGGAGGACGTGGCGGCGGCGCGCAGGGAGATCCTGTCGGCGGCCGAGCACTTCTCGCTGATCCGGGCCACGCGCGGCAAGGGCggcgcgggcgcggcggcgctgccggggCAGACCACGGTGCAGGTGCGGGTGCCGTACCGCGTGGTGGGGCTGGTGGTGGGGCTGCGCGGCGCCACCATCAAGCGCATCCAGGAGCAGACGCACACGTACATCGTGACGCCCAGCCGCGACAAGGAGCCCGTGTTCGAGGTGACGGGCATGCCCGAGAACGTGGACCGGGCCCGCGAGGAGATCGAGATGCACATCGCCCTGCGCACCGGCGCCTTCCTGGGGCCCGGCGGCGACAGCGACTTCCGCGCCAACGGCACCGAGGTGTGCCCGGAGAGCCCCGCGTGGccgcgccccgcgccccgcgcccgcACGGCCTGCAGCTACCGCACCGACAGCTCCAGCTCGCTGGGCAGCGCCTCCACCGACTCCTACTTCGGCCGCCTGGCCGACttcagcccccccagccccttcgGCGCCGGCGGGTTCTGGTTCGGCGAGGCGCTGCCCGCCGCCGAGGAGCTGGCGCTGGACTCGCCCGCCCACGAGCCGCTGCCCGCGCCCTCCCCGACCATCTGGGCGCCGCTGGAGCCCGCGGCCGCGCTGGGCCCGGGCGGGTCGGGCGCGGGCAGCGCCGCTGGGGCCCCGTGCCGCGGCAGCCAGCCGCCCACGCCGCGCCTGTCGCCCACCTTCTCCGAGAGCCTGGAGCACCCGCTGGCCCGGCGGGGCTGCCCCCAGCCCGCGCTGCCCATCCACATCCCCGCCTTCTCCACCGGTACCGACAGCTACTCCTCGTCCGCCGGCGGCTCCGCGTCCAGCTCGCCCCCCGAGAGCCGGCGCCGCCCCGACTGCGCGCTGTGCCTGGAGGGCGAGGCCGGCGCCGCGCTCGTGCCCTGCGGACACGCGCTGTTCTGCGCGCCCTGCGCCGGCCGCGTGTGCGAGCGCGCCGCGCCCGCCTGCCCCGTGTGCCGGGCCGCCGTCACGCAGGCCATCCAGATCCACTCCTGA